The Mauremys reevesii isolate NIE-2019 linkage group 1, ASM1616193v1, whole genome shotgun sequence genome segment ACAACACAAGTAAAACAAATAGAGTGTCTACAGATACCAAAATCTAGTATTAATATTCTGAGAGCTCAGTTTGCAGTATTATTAAAAAACATCTCCCCACCACCTACCCACAAGGTTTCTCCtgcaagatatttaagtttttgaaTTCACATCAACGtgcaaatgtttacttttaaGTTGCTGTTGCCTTCTTGtgcaaatttaaaaaatagacaACTATTCTAAAAGAAAGACAGACGAATAATGCTGCATAGCCAAATGGAAAGAAGGAATATGACTCAGTCAGACCAGTAGTACAGCTGCTCTACAACATTTGGATGAACAGTTGTaaaacattttgacagcaatATTGGATCAGAGTTGTGGAGAGCCGTTAAACTGACATTTGACAATTCCAGCAGTATAACATACTGTATCAGTAGCAGTAAGGAAGACCCACTCAtgattttaattttcaaaagaaatcaaGAACACATAAAGCAGGAATTGCTGTTATTTTTCACGTgcacaagattttaaaaatatcttttttgaattTTTGACTGTTTCAAATTATTAGAAATGTTACACTGCTAACCACAGTGTAGTTAGTAGAAGcagcaaataaaaaataaaacaaattcccTAAATAAATGTTAAAAGGATGAATGCTAAAGAAATAATTTCAGAGGAAATCCTTTCAATAAGCAAATGTTCACTGCTTATTTTCTGAACACAAAGTGACTGAGTCAATGGTACTAAAAATAGAACGTATTGGTATCTTAACCATTATAGCATACCATAGTACATTTTATAATGGGCCTGCTTTAGCATCTACTCAACAGCTGCAAGGTTTTTTTTTAGTCACACTAGTTTAAGAGTTCTTTAAATCAACTTCTTTGTGCTGTTATACACCAGATAAACTAAGAACTTAAGTGGCAGGAATTTCTTGAATTTAGAAATGCATATACATACTTATAGACTAAAGCAAGGTAAAAAACCCAGTGCCACCCCCACTCACATACCCAgtataagactgggattttcaaaagagcctaaagggaattaggcacccaactcctagTGAATTTCAATTGAAGCCTAACTCTCTtagattcctttgaaaatcccaatttaagttcccagtccaactcccactaaagtcaatgggggtCTTCTTATCATTGACTGGGAGTGGAAGACATAACATTCCACTGCTATCTTACAAATAGTTGTGTAGcacactggcaaagtgtgttTTGTATCCTTCTTTAAGGGCTGATCcacaacacacactttgccagtgcgCTACACAACTATTCGTAAGACAGCATTGGAATGTTATGTctcaggattcctggtttctaatcctggctctgagaggTCAGTGTCTAGAGGCCAGAGCAGTGTTTACAGACAGACAAGTACAGACATTGCTTGTTAAAAGGCACGGTGGCTAAATGAATGAGACTTGGCTCTATCATATAAgagccctgggttctattcccagttatGCCTGAAATGACCTTGTGCAGCCTCTCAGTTACCTTATTTGTAAAAGGGTAGGGAAAAGTAATTGCCTGCCCTTGGGATAGGAATATGAGGGGCTTGTTTAATAATAAGTGTTATGGACTTCACAAAAATATTAACAGCACCCATGAGCTTTCTGCTCAACATACTTTCTCCTAAGCTAAAGGATGTTCCATGGGGGACTCTCAGTCTCATGCCCTTTAAGGGCATTTCTCATAAATTCCTGTGAAATCCTCAGAAAAAATGTCATTACTGCCTACCAAAAACAGAACATGGTTTTAAGGATTAATCAGggatattattatttttatatgagCCTCTAAATAGAAAATTTATGCACTTTGATGCCCACACATTGTGTTAAAATAatgaatttattatttgtactacagtagTTTCCAAAGATCCCAGTTAGGATCAGGGACCCATcctggtaggcactgtacaaacatataggatTACAGCatccctgccccaagaagctaACAATCTAagcatatgtctacacagcaaagaaaaatccatgtttggcctgtgccagctgactcaggctcgcggggctcaggcttcaaaGCTGTTTCGCTGCTGTGGAGACTTCCGGGCTTGGGCTGGCACTGAAACTctaggaccctcccacctcatagAGTCCGAAAGCCCaggtgccagccccagcccagaggcctACACAACAATGTAACAGCCATGCAGCTTGAAGCTCTCAAGTCTGAGTTGGTTGGCATGGATCAGCTGCGGGTTTtgatttgctgtgtagacatatctttaGATTGttagctccttggggcagggatgcTGTAATCCTATATGCGGAATCTAATTGCTATGTAGAAATGTCTAACTAAAGACAAAACTCAACAAGTGAGCGTGGCAAACAATAGGAAGGCCAGAGGTGAgggtacaaataataatagttatTGTTTccttattcccttctatttgctGTATCCACATGTAGTCTGTTGTCTCATTCTTCAGTTATAAGCTCTTTaggacagggactgtcattttgttctgtgtttgtacagcgcctaccACAAAGGGGTCCTGTcaatgactagggctcctaggtgctaccacaatacaaataaataatagtaataataacacTGTGAAGATAAGATTACAGTGCACTTTAAAACCTAGGGATGAAAAGCACAGTGCAGGAGCCATTTATTATGGTTTTACATGATTAAACTAGCTGATTGTACAACTTGATGGTTCCAAATTATTTTAAAGTATAGGCCAATGTTTTTAAGTATGAGAGCCCATGATTAGGCTCATAGATCCATACCTAGGCCCCAAGATAAGggagtcctgattttcagagcacgACAATTCTTACTGAAGTAATTGGGCGCTGAAGATGCTCATTATCTCTGAAAAAGCAGGCCACTTCCATTGAGCCTAaggaaaattaggttggtttaactttCTTGGTCAgagctgtgaaaaatccacacccctgagcaacatagttaagtCGATCtaattccccatgtagacagcactaggtgaacagaagaattcttccactgacctagctaccacctctcaggcaTCCACACTGAAgctctacagcagcacagctgcaacaGCACAGTTGTGGGGCTATCACGTTTTAAGTGTTGATAACCCTAAGTGTggctttaggagcctaacttgTAGGTACCATGGTTTGTAAACTTTGGGCATATATTTTATACATTAACAATCCCCACTGGTCTTTACCTATCCATTTTCAGCTGCAGGCATTATGATAAAAGTGAGActggaggagggatttgaaggagctGCTGAGGAAGCATCTACTGTAAAACACAGTTATTGGTTTATGTAgctacacagaacaaaaagcaagGGTTCCCCATGATCACATTAGGAGGATTGGATTAAAATGGTTGGGGATATAAAGAAGGTTGTCAAAAGAAATAATTTCATGTACATCCAAATATTGTATTATTCCTCTCCCTAacaagcaggggactggactcgatgacctctcgaggtcccttccagctctacaatCTATGAATGTCATTAAAAGAAAGCATATACATTTTTACCAGTAAATTTTCAGAGGAAGTGATTATTAGCAGCAGACTGAATTCAAGTGAAATAAATGACTGACAATTAGAAAAAAATGCCAGTATTTTATAGCTGGATTCAAACTCTCCTTAGGCATGTGAAGCTGTGTATTTTACCTACGAAACAAGATAAGGTACACCTACAAACTACAGGCATGCCCATCATGTCCTATTAGAATAAAGCCCCTACTTCTAACCACTTAGCCCTAACAcctataaaaaacaaaattaaccaTGGACTCTGATTCTGGTTTTGattgaggccttgtctatacacAAACTTCAATTAGTTCAATTACATtggtttagttaaactggtgcaaagccCTGTGTAGTCActcttaggtcttgtctacactacagacctatatcggtataacatgttgctcagggttgtgaaaaatccacacccctgagcaacatagttataccgacctaacatCCCCCCCTTTTTGGCAATGTTACGTCAGCAGGAGAGCTCCTGCCAACATAACTACTGCCtcccagggaggtggattaactaaatTGATAGGCCAGCTCTCCCCCCtcagcttagagcatcttcattaaagcgcTATATTTGCATAgttgcatcagtacagctgcccTGCTGCATTGTTTTAAATGTGGATGTGCCCTTATTTTGGCTTAAGGGCAGCTTATTTGGTTTAGTTTAAATCTATTCCTACATCAATTTAAGCAAAACTGAAATAAGCTTGTCCACTCAGCTTTTTGTGTTGGTTTAATTCAATCAGTTTTAAATCACACCTTAAGCTAAACTGCTACAAATCTGACAAGCCATGAGAGAATTTTTGTCTAGTGCCAGTTTAGTGAACTTGAGTAAAAGCATCAAATATAGAAATCTATATATACAGAATTAAGCAATACACAgtaaaattgtatttttatatAGCATTGCTGTTAGCAATTGGTCAGACTTCCCTCAGGACTTTTAAGGACCTGGTCACCCCACAATCACAATAAAAATACAGCACAAAACTGACCCGGTTTTAATTGTTTTTGTGGTCATTGTCAAGCCCTAAAAGAGTCAACTTTTGAACATAGTAAAACAATTTTTGCTATGGATAACATAAGCCATATCCCTTCCTGTAGATAAATAACACTAAATAACTTCCTTTTCTTGAATTGATAACAGTCTCTGCTTTCAGACCCAGTACTTTGTTGCAGTTCTAACCAGTGAGATAATCACCATCCAGAAGAAACACTCCTTTTCCCCTTTTATATCTGGTTATGTTGTAAATTCCTCCTTGTACTACCGTGATAGGATAATTTAGCCTTACGGGGCCATCACATCTGCCACCATGATTGGCAAACAAGACAACatctaagaaaaaaaattaaatgagttTAATTCACTCACCTCCTTGCTCTGGGCAAGGTTTTAACATACCATCACAATACTAAATCTCTCAAGATGCTGTCAGAGTTGAAACACAGAACTCCTTCCTGAATTGAGAAAAGCAACTCTCCTCTCATGAAAAAAGGATTAGAGGAATATAAGAAggtgaaaagaagaaaaaagattcTAAATTTTAAATGGATAAGGGTGACAGTGAGACGCTGTGTGAGCAGATTTATTTGTTTCTTTgcagtgtctctttaaaaaaagaatttcagTTGCTTGTTTGAACTAGGATCATTTGAATGTGGCTTTCTGTAAAACCTCAGACTTGGACTGATTTTTCCTTTGCCTTGTTTAAATACGTTTGATATTGATATCTCCATTCAGGCTTTCCGTTAACATCAGGTGCTGAATTCTCCTGATGAGGTCATATACTATGCTGATTTATATCTCTGAGTAGCCCACGGGGGGTTGCAATTCAGTGTGAAATATGGTCTTTAATCTACTGGTTCCTATTTACTCGCTCCTATCTTCACAGATGGTCTGGATCATTTGCTGCAATAATACATGTATGCTGAGAGCCAGATAATGTTGGCAATGAGGAAGTCCTatggaatttaatagagaatgatcACCTTTCCATAGTTCTGAACCTTCCTACAAATTTTAATAGAGTCTGGAATTattggcagagcagaggagacaGGGTGAGAGAAGGGAACAGCTTGCAACATTACTGAATTTTGACCTTTCATGCCCTTCACAACCTTGTCCCTCGCTACTGTCTTCTCTTATCCCTTATCACATTGCCCTTCCATCTCCTCTGCTCTGCCCATTGTGCAAGCCTCCTTTGCCTGATTTTCAGCTCTTCACACAAGCAGCTGATTCTTCCATGATTCATAAGGACACTCCCCATCCCTCCTTAAAATCTCTCTTCAAGACCTACCTTTGCAGTGATGTTTACAAGAAATCAGATTGTTACGGATGGCTTGACGGGCAGATGGGGATAGTTGGTACTTTctttatatattataatatacTGGTAATTATAATTTACAAAATAAGGCATATATAAGCatgcacccctcccttcccccgacTGTATCCTTCTCCCAACTTTTATATGCCACTTGTCTTTGTAAAGTTTTTAACATATGGACTATGTTACCATACATAATTATATGTCCCTTCAAGGCTGTGCTGTGGATTGGGCTTTGTGGGCTACTGTAATATTAAGTAGTAATAAATACaggaagattattttaaaatattttttaaaatattctaaaagaaaaaagaaagatgaCAAAAATTTCATGAATGTAACATTGGAGTTGAGACTGTATTCACACAGCATTCAGGAAAAGGAGCATTATTATTCCTATAACAGCCTATACTCTGCTTTGTGATACAATTCGAATGCAGCATAAGTGGATGCTATTCCACTTAAGTCTGTGGATTTATATCTACTTATACCAGGTTTGAATGTGGTCTTGTGTGTAAAAAGCATACACAAAAGCAGTTTGATACTAAAGAGCGTACAGAGAAAATAAGGATacaaagaatgaaaaacaaaatcgTGGAGCAGAGTTAAGTCTGTTGTAGGAATAATAATGCTCCGTTTCCTGAATGCTGTGTGAATATATATATGTTACTCTCTTGTGTACGAATGCACAGAATGGAATAACTTACCTGAAAAGATCTGTGACTTCTGAGAGCAGAAGCTGAGTTACTCTGTCCATATTGTGAAAGGGAGTCAGATAGTATTGTAGCACAGGTAGTCTACAAACATGCATGGGAAGTGGATTCACAAGTAATGATAACAAACTCTGTGGGTTTCAGGCTCTGTATACACCTCCGCCTTGCCTCCAGGCTCTCCCCTAGCACTTGCAGCAGAGCTAGCTTCCTTCTTTGTGATGCTGCCATTGCTTCCCTGCCCTGTTTCTGGTTTCTTCATTTCATTCTGATTTTCACAAAGTGCCTATCAATAGCTCTGTAGGCATTTTCAAAAATTAAGGTACAGTCAATAATGTGAACCTAATCCGAGGGTTCACATGTGCAGGTTACGTTGGGGAAGTCAACGCTCAGTCAACATTAGTTTACAGGACAAACGGTATTGGAATTTGTACTACTTTATCGGGGAACATGCCATGTTGAATCCTTCCCTCAACATGGGCATTTTGTTGGTATTCTTCAACCTTTTTGCCTATGGGAaagtgtctttttgttctgtcctTTGCTTAGATGCTAGCTTTGCCCTCCCcatcaaaataaaataacaaaatttaaaaaatgttgtctAGGAGTTTTAGTACACTTTTTCAGTTTATATGCAAATATATTGGTAATTAAGTCAGAGTTTTATGTTTATTCCACATTCTCTTGAAATAAATCTCACTTTTACAGTATCTAGGCTGTTGGACAAGTGATTTTAATCTATTGCTAGTTTCCTCTAACAATATTGTAGTTACCAGACAGGAAAACTGATCATTCACACACATGGAAAAAGTCCATCCATGACATTGGACTTCATTGGTAATATAAATACTATCAAGAACATATAAAATctagaaacatttcattttgatttattcCATAAAATTGAACTGTACCTGGGGAGTCATTTAGACTGAAGGCAATTCGGACTGGCTTATCAGCAGGTACTCTTGCTGTGGTGATCATGTGGGCACTTGAGTCTACGCGTTTATCTGTGTGTTCCAGCTGCAATTATATAAATATTGCATACATTACAGATCATATGAAGCCATTACATCCTCAGCTTAGTGATTTGCACCCATTTATAGCTTCCCTTTTTGCATTATTTATTCTAATAAAGCAAATTTAAGGTGACATGTACGGGgctacatttgatttttcttttaaaaaaattttaaagtGAAATTCAGTGATAGAGACTAAATTCCTTGATTTATCCACAGTTCAGGTAAAGGCAATGACAAAGAAAATTTCCCCACTTTGTCCTGTCAACATATCTCAGCCTTGACCTGGACAGTCACACATTTAAGGGTCAGAAGATTGTTAATTCTCCAAACCTTGGTACTGATCCTTCAATGGGATTCCTTGCAGATGTTAAGGGTCTGCCTAGAGGAagtcaattgcaggatcagggactaATTTAGCCTGTGGCATTTCTTCGGAGTCTGCCAATGCCAAATGGAGGTTTTAATGAGGTGGATCCCTCTTCACTAAGAAACAGCCCCAAATcccaattcatttcacatagaACACCAAATAACCATCAAATATTAATGGCCTTCAGTTGCTATCAACTGACAGGATAAGCTTAAAGCATGTCCAGGCTTATGGCACTTATAGTTATATTATGTGTATTTAGACTTTCGGATAAAAGTTTTTTTCCCAAACAAAGTCTATTAGGTATTTGATGTCCAACTTAAACTCCTATATATCTCATATAAAGCTGTTGTAATTAACATTCACAAACAGTATACActgaggtcccaatcctgcaatgagccaGGTCCTTGTATGGAGCCTACATGAAGCCAATGGAACTTACATTGGTGAAAGATCAGCCCAGGCAGAAATCATTGTAGCATTGGGCGGTAAGAGAACTAAGCAAACTTCAAACATTACCCAGCAGTGCACTGCACCTATATCACCTAGGTGGATTGCTACATGAATAacatttaaagaaataaacaCAAGTGTAAAACATCCACAGAAAATTGGAAATCAAATTATTCAATGAAGTATAACAAAATTGCTAAAAGCTGCGCTATACTTCTGTAGACAATGTGGTGAAAAGGGAAAAGACAGCTCTCTTAGCCAATCATATTGCAGCTTTTCTGTAACACTTTCAAAAGCAATGGTTGTTTTTCTGCACTAAAATTGCATCACCCCATTTGATGTTATGTTTAATTATTAGAACATCACATAAAATCAGTACAACAGAACATCATTACAAGATAAAGGTCTTGCTTGAGGATGCACAAAAGTCATCCCTACATCAATCCTTTGCAGGCTGTAGAGTAGCACCAAGCATGAGTTTGGCCCACTgacttaaacatttattttttgttttgtctgtctGAGCATTTAGCCAGCAAAGGGATACTGTTACTCTGTGGCAATGTTACACAATAAGCCACTGACATGAACTTTGATCAAATAGTGGATGCTTTACAGTGCttagattttctttaaaaaaaaaaaaaagggacaatTATTCTAAAATCCTTACTTTGGAGCTGGCAGCCTCTTTTcatattaatatttggaggattctCATGAATAACCCCATCTTCCCTATTATTACTAATCAAAAGAacaccctcccccaccagcatcaATTGGAAGAGAGACCACAAAGTCATTTAAACAGACAAAATGCattttttcgggggggggggggtctgtttaTGTAGTAACTTTTTCTAGAGTAATGATCTCCCTCGTCCATGGTCTCTTTGTGAAAAGTATTTGAGACCTTGCATGGttcttttgttggttttttttttaaaaacagaacaattGCAAAAACCAAAATTATTTATCATAACATACCCTCCCACCACATGACTCTCAAACAATCCTAGAACAAAAGAAAGACGCAAATTCACACAACTTTGAAAACAAGACTGTTCATCATTACATATTGTATCACACATGCACCACATCTGCTAACCATCATCAGACAGGTTTTCTACACAATAAGATGCTTCATGTTTAATATCACAGATTaagaaatgagaaaaaaaattcatggaagttaaTACCATTTTAACAACAAACACGATAGGATGTCTTTTGTTGGAATCCTTAAGCTTACCATAACTGAACATTGTTTGAAGTAAATCAGTGGTCTTGTCCCATTCACATACTGTGTGGTCTACAATGTTTACAAATTACCAGTATTTAGTCACCAATCTGGGGGCAAAAATAAATGCTCCCTTCaataactaatttttttaatattacacAAGagactttttcattttgttttaatttatggAAAGAAAATCCTAGCTATATATACACACTGTACatgagccagttatctcattttATGAATTAAGATTATTTCTTCACCAGATTTTCTGCAGAATCCTCAATGGTCTCTATcatcaaaaagaaaataaaggaaacaaGAAGGCAGGGAAACCTTCATTTCAGTGCTCTGTGTGTAAATAGGATGATGAATGTCCCATCGGCTCAGGGAAATGAAACAGACCAACTGCGTACAAACTTCCCACTTATTTTCCTCACACAAAAAAAGACAATCATTCTGTAGACAGAAGGATATGGGAGTGGGCAACTTTGAGTATAATGAGGTGTTTAAAAGAATCCCAGAAAGCAGTTCCATATTCATGAGGACTGTCTGTGGAACAGGCTGTTGTTTCTTTATAAAAATCTGTAGCAGAACTCAGATTAAGTGTGTTACAGCTCTATCAGTTTAGTTCAGTTTTCACACCTGTTGCCTTACCTCACTTAGTGGAGAGTCTGCACTTGTATAATCCAGGGCTAGCCACTGCCTTGGCTTGTCGTTGCCTTTATGGAGTAAAGATTCAATAAAAGAAAAGGCTGCACCTGCTACATAGTAACAAACTGACAAGAGTCTGAGAAGCTGAGACAGCTGTTAAGGCAACATGCTGCTACCTGCACTTCCCATAGGCTTTGCTGTGCCACAAGAACACCCTTTTCTGCTTTTCTTCGCAATTCCACTCTCCCTTCCTTTCCTTTCCAACAATGAGATTTATGATGTTGTCATGcttgagagggaaaaaaaatccttctgacaGAGGCATTAATAAGCAGCAAACTGTGGAGAGTTCAAGATTTTTAATTCATTAGTCCTGGCAAACCTAAAATACAAACAGACTTGCTTCACAGGACAGGAATGTTTTCAGCATGACCCAATCAGTGTCTGTGTCTATTCCAGCAAACTGGCAAAGATAGCATGACTCCAGTCAGCAAAAATGTCTGTGGCTCGAATCAGCTTGGGGTGACATTGCCAACTTGGACTGGCTACACGCAAACTATTAAATGATAGAGGCAACTATCAAAGCTAACAATGAGGATGAGGCTTGGTGTTTTAGGCTAGGTTTGTAATGGCTTTGGTAAAGTGCCTAATAACAGACTAACAATGGATGATAGAATTATTATATTAAAGAGACAATGGATTAATTTTAGTAGTATATTAGAGTCCTGTATAGTCTTCATATAAGTACATTCTGAAGGCAgatttatttacaaatattttggaCAGGAATTGAAATTGAAATTGACTTAAAACTAACAGCTTGTAGATTCTGCTGCTATTTCTGACACTGCCAGTCAGTTTTGTAACTACAAGCAAGGTAATTAGTAACTGAATATGGAAATGCTGTGAAAAAAAGAAGCAGTTGTCCAGACTGATGCAATTACAACAAGCAAGCTTAAACACCCTGCTGGCTGTATGTATTCTTCTGGGTAACTGCGATCCCTGAAAGTGCAAAGGATACTATAGGACAGGAGATTGACTGACAATATATCTGCTGCACCTATCATTATactgtggggttttttaattaagaaaagctttttctttcaccaacagcagttggtccaataaaagatattacctcaccttgtctctctgacatcCTGGGACCCacgaaccaacacagctacaacaccactttaaaaaaaagttagtttccctaccttcaaatattttttaaaaaacagtaaatTTAATTTGACAGGTTATCCCAAATGCCCATATTCTGGAATGTCTCAAGGACAGCACatctggggccagattctctggttCATCTGAGGCATACTAGATGCAGAAGCAGGGGGAGCCGCAAAGGTGGCATTAAATCAACTTTCTGTCTCCCCCCACATCCTggcattggccaggaactgatcCAGTCCCAGAATAAATAAGAGCTATCCtttggctgctctaatttacacctaGTTCCCTGTGACCCAAGGGGCTGTTCCACACTTGGAGATAGCTGGGGCACAGAGCCACCCTGCTTACACTCCCCTTTCTCCAGGAAAGACCCCTGTGCTGGGAACTTGGAGGAGGTGGTGTGGAAGCACCACACAGGCTCTACATTACCTAGGGATTCCCCTGATAGCTGATTAAACCTGCTTTCTAGCTTCACTGTGCCACCAGAGCAGGAACAAGAATCTGGCCAAGGGAATATGTTCCATGATTTCAAAGCATCAGCATGCCCCGACTTCTACACTCATGAGGGagctcatccatccatccatccttctttctttctt includes the following:
- the MAP3K7CL gene encoding MAP3K7 C-terminal-like protein isoform X3, which encodes MIRREHRSVWAGSGTRGRRWSPWDSGGDELRVPTAAALRLPQRPGCAASPRSAGARRGCVPLPAQPACAAGGSGALLEHTDKRVDSSAHMITTARVPADKPVRIAFSLNDSPDVVLFANHGGRCDGPVRLNYPITVVQGGIYNITRYKRGKGVFLLDGDYLTG